From Brevibacillus marinus, a single genomic window includes:
- a CDS encoding chemotaxis protein CheW has protein sequence MLEQTEVVREVKVIVFRLKDEEYGVEVDQVKSIERLTHITRVPRTPRFVKGVINLRGVVTPIIDLRSRFGLEEAEHTEATRVIIVAVGEVEVGLIVDAANDVIDIPVDAIEPPPEVVGGVEAAYLRGVAKLEKRLLILLNLDKVLTPEEVKQLDGIEG, from the coding sequence ATGCTGGAACAGACGGAAGTTGTCCGCGAAGTGAAAGTGATTGTATTTCGGCTCAAGGATGAGGAGTACGGCGTTGAGGTAGACCAGGTGAAATCGATTGAGCGCTTGACCCATATCACCCGCGTCCCCCGCACGCCCCGCTTTGTCAAAGGCGTGATCAACCTGCGCGGAGTGGTCACGCCGATCATTGATCTGCGCAGCCGTTTCGGCCTGGAAGAAGCGGAGCATACGGAAGCGACGCGCGTGATCATCGTCGCTGTCGGGGAAGTGGAAGTGGGCTTGATCGTCGATGCGGCCAATGACGTGATCGACATTCCGGTCGATGCGATTGAGCCGCCGCCGGAAGTGGTCGGCGGTGTAGAAGCTGCCTACTTGCGCGGTGTGGCCAAACTGGAAAAGCGCCTGTTGATCCTGCTCAATCTGGACAAAGTGCTCACGCCGGAAGAAGTCAAACAGCTCGACGGAATAGAAGGGTAA